The following are encoded together in the Thermoanaerobaculia bacterium genome:
- a CDS encoding DUF6496 domain-containing protein produces MPEKKTLRRARKDKREGKAPSTQAGEFVREEMEHVREGKHGARSTKQAIAIGLSKARRSGVELPPPKKGKASPRTRRRAARDERRGQSGQRRKPSSTRSRVTSRALRREGKSAASKKALSRHARSAARRRSAASRSRAAKKAAATRKKR; encoded by the coding sequence ATGCCCGAGAAGAAGACGCTCCGGCGCGCCCGAAAGGACAAGCGAGAGGGAAAAGCGCCGAGCACGCAGGCCGGCGAGTTCGTCCGCGAAGAGATGGAGCACGTCCGCGAAGGAAAGCACGGCGCCCGTTCGACGAAACAGGCGATCGCGATCGGGCTTTCGAAGGCCCGCCGCTCCGGCGTGGAGCTTCCGCCGCCAAAGAAGGGAAAAGCCTCGCCCCGAACCCGCCGGCGGGCGGCGAGGGACGAGCGAAGAGGCCAGAGCGGACAGCGGCGCAAGCCGTCGTCGACGCGGTCGCGGGTGACGTCGCGCGCGCTGCGAAGGGAGGGAAAGAGCGCCGCGTCGAAGAAGGCGCTGTCGCGCCACGCGCGAAGCGCCGCGCGGCGCCGTTCGGCGGCTTCGCGGTCCCGCGCGGCCAAGAAGGCCGCCGCCACCCGCAAGAAGAGGTGA